The window GTATTGAAATACGTGTAAATCTTGCCTCCGAAAAAGAAATTGAATATGCCGTAGGCTCCGTACGAGAAAAACACCGTATTGCAAGTGAAAATCCCGCTAAACTGGGAATTGTAAAAAAACTTTTAGAAAAGCATAGCACGGAGCAAATTTTAATTATAGGGCAGTATTTATCGCAGCTTGAAAAAATTTCCTCCGAAATCAAGGCTCCTCTTATTACAGGGAAAAATACAAATGTAGAACGGGAAGAGTTATACGGAGCTTTTAGAAAGGGCGAAATTAAGGTTTTGGTAGTTTCCAAGGTTGCAAATTTCGCAATAGATTTACCTGACGCTTCCGTTGCAATACAGGTATCGGGTGTCTTCGGAAGCCGGCAGGAAGAAGCTCAGAGGCTGGGCAGGATATTGCGCCCCAAAGAATGTGATTCTCACTTTTATTCGATTGTTACGCGTCAAAGTGTGGAAGAAGAATTTGCGGAAAAACGGCAAAAGTTTTTAGCCGAGCAGGGCTATGATTATTCCATTTTTACTGAAGCGGATTTTAGTTTGGAAGATAGGCCCGGTATAAGTTAAAGCGGCAACAAAATGAATATAATTTTATTTTCCGAAAAAGATTATTTTAATTCCGAGGATTTCTCTTTTAAAAATTCCGTAAAACCGGAATTCGTCTTTTTTAAAAGCGATGAGCGGTTTTTGCATATAAAAAAAATTTTAAAACTTTCAAGCGGCTGTGATTTTAAAGCGGGCTTTATAAACGGGAAAATAGGAACAGCCGTAATTAACGAATTTTCAAATGAAAGAATTACTTTTTCTTTTACGGAAACCGCATTGCCGCTTCCGCTTCCGCCTATAAAACTTATTTTAGGTTTTCCGCGTCCTATTCAATTAAAAAGAATTTTGCGCGATGCCGCAAGTTTGGGTTTTTCGGAGTTATTTTTAACCGGTACGGAGCTTGGTGAAAAGTCTTATTTAAAATCAAACCTTTCCGATAAGGAAAAAATAACGGGATACCTTTTAGACGGAATTTCACAGGCTGGACAAAATTTGCTGCCGCAATTTTCTTTTTATAATTCGGTACAAGAAGTTTTACAAAAAATAAACGAAAAACAAAATGCTTCTTTTTTACAAAATGTGCAAAACGGGTTTTCTCAAGCCTTATTCTTAAAAGAAAAAAAAATACTGCTTGATATTTCGGAAAATGCCGAAACTCTGGGTTCTTTTAAATTAAAACGGGGGGAACATGTAATTGCGGCAATAGGGAGCGAGCGGGGGTGGACTGAGCGGGAAAGGGAGCTATTCCGAAATGAAAACTTTAAGACTTATTCAATGGGTAAAAGAATTCTCCGTACGGAAACTGCGGTTTGCGCCGCTCTTTCGGTTATCGGTTCAAACTGCGGTTTTTGGTAATTTTTTTCCCGCTTTTCAAAAAAAAAACGATGTGATATAATTTTTTTATGACAAAACATAAGTGGGACGCCTTTTGTAAATTTAAATCGGAATATAAACAAGAATGTATAGCAATGCTTAATCATTTAAATTTTAAATATAAAAATCCGAAAACGGATTCGGAAACTTCGGCTTTAACCTGTACTGTAAAAAACGGTTTTGCCGAATTACAGGCTATGGCGGCGAAGTCGGACGGAACTCCGGATTATCCTGTGGAAACGCCTGTTGTATATAATCATGCATGGGACGATGTTACTGAAAATGATGATATAAAATTAATTCTTGTAGGAGATAACCCCGGTAAAAACGAACAGCTTCATAAAAACCAAAGATACCTTGTAGGGCAGGCGGGGAAAATTGCAGACGGTTTTTTTAAAGCGAATATCGATTTGGGTATTGATTTTAGAAAAAATGTAATTATTTTAAATAAAACGCCTATTCATACCGCAAAAACAAAGGAGCTTTCCTTTATTTTAAAAAACGATAATACGGGTAAATTTAAAAACTTTTTTGATGCTTCACAGATTTTTACCGTGCAAAAAACTTATGAGCTTCAGCAAAAATTGGGTTGTCCTCTTTGGATTGTAGGTTACGGCGAACTTAGGCAAAAGGGCCTTTTTTCCGTTTATGCGGAAAAATTGAAAGAATTTTATTCCGGCTCGAAAAATCCTGAAGTTTATTTATTTCAGCATTTTTCGATGAACCGTTTTTTAATTGATTTTAAAGCAAATGCAAAACCCGAATTTTCTACGGCGGAAAATTTACAAAAGCTCGGATTGTTTCACCGTAAAGAAATTTTAAATTTTTAATGCATCGTTATTTTTTAAATCCCAATCCGAAAACTTCCCGCATATCACAAACCATTATAAAGGCGTTTCCGTCTATTTCGGTAATTATATCTTTTGCACGCATAAATTGTGCCCTGCTTACTACGCATAAAAGGACGGGGCGTTCCTGCTTTGAATACATTCCGGCTCCGTTTAAAATTGTAACTCCCCGTTCAAGATTTTGCATAAGAGCGTTTCCGACTTCTTCCGGTTTTGAGCTGATAATAAAAAAGCCTTTAAAATAAGTAAAGCCGTCCAAAACCATATCCGCAATTTTTGTACAAAAAAACAATGCAATTAAAGAGTATAAAGAAGTGTTTACGTTTTTATCGACAATACCTGCAAAGGCAACAATTACAAAATCCGCAATAGCCATTCCTTTTGCAATACTTAAACCGGGCCATTTATCATGTACGATAGCTCCTGCAAGGTCCGTTCCGCCCGTAGTTCCTCCCGCTTTAAAAACTATTCCCAAACCGAGACCTAATAAAATACCGCCGAAGATTGCCGCTAAAAATAAATCGTCGGTAAAAACATAGTTTTGCGGTAAAACCGCCAATACGCCGGAAAGAACAAATAAAGAATAAAGTGTAAATATCGCCGATTTTTTTCCTAAAAGTTTTGCACCTAAAATAAACAAGGGGATATTTATAACAAGGTTAAGAATGTAAACTTTTATACCGGTAAGTTTTTCAATTGCAACGGATAATCCGCTTACACCTCCGGGTGCGATTGTTCCGGGGATTAAAAAAAACTGTAGAGCTGCCGCCGCAATAACACTTCCCAAGGTTACAAGAAATAAATCGAACAGAATACCCAGTATAAATTTTGTAGAAAGATTTTTATTCATTTTAAAACTCCAGCTAAAGAACACAAAACACACCTATTCTACATTCGGTATTTGAGATTAACATAATTTATATAAAAAATCAACATAGGCGATTGTAATTATCATAAAACCGTTTTGTTTGCAAATTATAAAAGTTCTGAAAACCGTATAAGGCGGTTTTTAAAACCTGTTCGGATTTTAGAAGCCCTGCCGCATATAATACACGATGTTTGCCGAAAGGCAAACTCGTACGTTAAAATTAAGCGATGCTATCTTAGGAGCTTAATTTTAACCTCCGTTTTTTATTTGCCCTGTTTTTAAAAATTTCTTAACTGATTAACAAGACTTTTTAAATCTTTAGGATATTCCGCGATTACTTCAATTATTTTTTCCGTTACGGGATGTATAAATTTTAAAGCATAAGCATGGAGAGCGAGGCGGGCCAAAAGCGGACGTTCTTCATATTTATCACCGCGCCAATTCTTTTTTATTTGAGATAAAAAAACGGGTTCGTTTTTTCCGTATAGCGAATCGCATAAAATGGGGAAGCCGGAGAGTTTTAAATGTACA is drawn from Treponema pedis and contains these coding sequences:
- a CDS encoding RsmE family RNA methyltransferase, with translation MNIILFSEKDYFNSEDFSFKNSVKPEFVFFKSDERFLHIKKILKLSSGCDFKAGFINGKIGTAVINEFSNERITFSFTETALPLPLPPIKLILGFPRPIQLKRILRDAASLGFSELFLTGTELGEKSYLKSNLSDKEKITGYLLDGISQAGQNLLPQFSFYNSVQEVLQKINEKQNASFLQNVQNGFSQALFLKEKKILLDISENAETLGSFKLKRGEHVIAAIGSERGWTERERELFRNENFKTYSMGKRILRTETAVCAALSVIGSNCGFW
- a CDS encoding YitT family protein; this encodes MNKNLSTKFILGILFDLFLVTLGSVIAAAALQFFLIPGTIAPGGVSGLSVAIEKLTGIKVYILNLVINIPLFILGAKLLGKKSAIFTLYSLFVLSGVLAVLPQNYVFTDDLFLAAIFGGILLGLGLGIVFKAGGTTGGTDLAGAIVHDKWPGLSIAKGMAIADFVIVAFAGIVDKNVNTSLYSLIALFFCTKIADMVLDGFTYFKGFFIISSKPEEVGNALMQNLERGVTILNGAGMYSKQERPVLLCVVSRAQFMRAKDIITEIDGNAFIMVCDMREVFGLGFKK